The stretch of DNA TGTCGAGACCTGCTCGACGCGTGGATGACTCGTGGAGAGTCGGCTTTCTGGCGCTGCTGCCATCGATACCAACTTCGTTCTCCGGTCGCTTAAAACGTGCTGTTCGTGCCGTTCGCTATCGGATCGTGGAGAATCTCGAAAATTGCCTTCACCGCGTGTTCGGCACGCTGCGCCGCGATCGCCTCAGAACTCGACGGTTTCGAGGATGCCGTCCTGAATCCGCACCGCTTGAGGCAGATAGTAGTCTTCGAGCGCGTGGAGTGGCATCGGCGCGTCGAGGCCTGCAATCCGCTTTATCGGGGCCTTTTGGTACATGAGCGCCTCTTCCTGAATCGTCGTAGCGATCTCCGCACCGACGCCCGCAGTTTTCGGTGCCTCGTGGACCACCGCCGCACGACCGGTCTTCTCGAACGACGCCACGACGGTCCCGACGTCGAGCGGCGACAGCGTCCGAAGATCGACCACCTCGCAGTCCACGCCGTGCTCGTCGGCGAGGTTGTCGGCGGCGATCAGCGTCGGGCGGGTCATCGCGCCCCACGTGTACACCGAGATATCGGATCCCTCGCGGCGGACCGAAGCCTCGCCCAGCGACACCTCGTAGGAGTTCTGGGGAACGTCCTCGCGGAACGCGCGGTAGATGAGCTTGGGTTCGAGGAACACGACGGGATCGGGGTCCCGGATCGCCGCGGTCAGCAGTCCCTTGGCGTCGGCGGGCGTGCTCGGAATCACTACTTTGAGGCCCGGTTCGTGAACGAAGAAGGCCTCCTTCGACTCGGAGTGGTGTTCGGGCGCGCGGATCCCGCCGCCGTAGGGCGCGCGGACCACCATCGGGCAGGTGTACTGGCCGTGGCTCCGGCTCCGAAGTCGCGCTGCGTGACTCACGAGCTGGTCGAATGCGGGGTACATGAATCCCATGAACTGCATCTCCGCGACCGGCCGCAGCCCCGAGAGCGCGAGCCCGATCGCCGAGCCCACGATCCCCGATTCGGCGAGCGGCGTGTCGACCACGCGCCCGCCGCCGAACTCCTCCATGAGCCCCTCGGTCGCGCGGAACACCCCTCCATTTTTGCCGACGTCCTCGCCGAGCACCATCACTCGGTCGTCGCGCTCCATCTCGGTGTGGAGCCCCTCTCGAACCCCCTCAACGAGTGTCAGGCGCTCGGTCGGCGATCCCGCCTCCGTGGCCGCCGCCGAACTCATCCCAACACCTCCGCGAACGCGTCGTCGCCGTACTTCTCACGGAGCGCGTTCAGCTCGTCGAGCTGTTCTTGGAGCCGATCGGGCGTCTCCTCGTAGACGTGCTCGACCATCCGCTCGGGGGACGTCTCGGCTCTCTCGGCAGTCTCGATCGCCGCGCTGACCTCGTCCTCGACCCGGGCCTCGATCACGGCCTCGCGCTCCGCGTCGAGGACGTCGGTCTGATAGAGGTAGGTTTCGAGGCGATCGAGCGGGTCGCGGTCGCGCCACGTCTCGCTCTCGGTCTCGTCGCGGTAGACCGAGGGATCGTCGGAGGTGGTATGGGCACCGTAGCGGTACTGGACCGACTCGATGAGCGTCGGTCGGCGCTCGTCGTCGGTGGGGGCCTTCGCCTTCTTGATCGCCGCGCGGGTGACCGCGTACACCGCGAGCGGGTCCATCCCGTCGACCCGGACGCCCTCGACGCCGTACGCGTGGGCCTTCTCCGCGATGGTCCCGCTCGCGGTCTGGCGCTCGCGGGGCATGGAGATCGCCCACTGGTTGTTGTTGCAGACGAACACCGCGGGCACGTCGAACACGCCCGCGAAGTTGAGCCCCTCGTGGAAGTCACCCTCGCTGGTCGCGCCGTCGCCGAGGTGACACAGGACGGCCGTGTCGTCGTTGCCCTGAAGGAGCTGTCCCCACGCCATCCCCATCGCCTGGGGGACCTGAGTCGCGATCGGGATGTACTCCGGCATGAGGTTGACGTCCTCCGGCACGGAGTACCCCTCACGGTAGCCTCGGAGCGTTTTCAGTAGCGTCGCGAGATCGGCTCCGTGGACGTACTTCGCGGCGTGGTCCCGATACGTGGGGAACAGCCAGTCCTCGTCGTCGAGCGCGTGACTGGTGGCGACCTGGGATCCCTCCTGACCGGTCATCGGTGCGTAGGTCGCGATCCGCCCCTGGCGCTGGAAGCTCACCGCCCGCTGATCGAAGTGGCGCGCGAGCTTGATGTCCGCGTACATCTCGAGGAGTTCCGCCTCGGACAGCGCCGGCGGCTCGGCGCTCGACAGGAGGTGGCCGTCGTCGTCGAGGACGCGAATGGGCTCGTCGCCTGACTGGGCGGCTCCGATGCTGTGCTGGTAGTCGGCGTCGTCTTGGGTGCTCATTGGTGGTCTGGTTCGGTCGGCTGGCTGTTGGCTGCTCGTTCGGTGCGACATCGGTGAGGACGGTCGAGTGGGCCAGACGTCGTCATCGACGCTCGCTCGAACGGTGGACCGTCACGGTGAGCCCGATCCATCCGGCTGCGACCGGCGAACGAACGCCGCGTCGCGGTCACGATGTACCGGGATGGCGCGTGTTCGGAGATCCGCCAGCATAACTGTAAATTTCCCAATCGCGCTAAGGGCGGCGCTAGAGCGCCACGATGGCTGGATAGCAGCGCGAATCGATGGTTCGCTGGCGGAAACCATACACTCCAATCGTGGGGGATAGAACATAATAGTTTCGTGACTCCAGTTCACACGGAGATACCACCCGGAAATCGCGGAGTTTCTCCGCCGATACCGTCCCACTCTGGCGATAATTTCGAATAGCACGACACGCGAACGACGACTGCTGTTGTGGTGGCGGTGGTAGTGTCACTGGCTATCGACTGTTACGTGTGCCGGAAAACAGCGCTCCTGCTCGTCCGTTTTCCGGCGCAAGATTTTATTCCGTTCCTGCCAGTAAGATCATCATGGAAATAACAGTTCTCGGCACGGGGAGTCCGGTCCCGACACTCGAACGCGCAGGAACGAGCATCGCGATCGAGATCGACGACGAGACGCTGTTGGTCGACTGCGGGCCCGGCACCACCCACCGGTGTATCGAGCACGGCGTCCATCCGGCCGCAATCGAGACGCTGTTTTTCACTCATCAGCACATGGACCACAACGCCGACTTCTTCCACTTCGTCATCGCGAGCTGGTCGCTCGGCCGCGAGTCGCTCACCGTATACGGCCCACCGGGAACCGATCGGCTGCTCGCGGCGCTCACCGACGTCTATCGGGAGGACATCGCCTATCGGAAGCGGTTCTACGACAACACCGGTATCGAGGACATCGAGTGGATCGAGACCGACGACGATCTCGTCGTCGAGGGCGAGGACTGGCGCGCGAGCGCGCTCCGGGTGGACCACTCGATCGAGACCTACGCGTACCGGTTCGACACCGACGCGGGATCGTTCGTGTTCTCGGCCGACACGACGCCCATCTCGTCGCTTTCGGAGTTCGCAGCTGGTGCGGACGTCCTCTTACAAGATGCCTGTGTCGCCCGCGAGACGACGCCACCACGAGATCAGCAGGGCCTCGTCTGGGAGCGGCTTACCGAGCCGATGTCGGATGCGCAGGCCGACCGTCTCTCGCGGACCCACTGCTCGCCCGCCGAGGCCGGCGAAATCGCGGCCGAAGCCGGCGTCGAAACGCTCGTCCTGACCCATCTGCTCCCCTACCGGGACACGGACGCGATGGTCGAGGAGGCGGCATCGGCCTTCGGGGGCGAGATCGTCGTCGCCGAGGACGGAATGACGCTCTCAGTGTAGGTTCACGCCGATCGGGACGGTCACGTGCGGATCGACAGTGAGTCGACGAAAGCCAGTTTTCTCAGCCCACGAGCCCGAGCTGGGCACTCGCGCCGAGCAGCCCGAAGACGATCACGAGCAGTGTGGCGACGGCGTAGTACGCTTTCGCCCCAGAGCCGGGCTGGAACTGGGCGGGGAGGTGCTCACGAACGATGTAGTAGTTGGCGATGTAGTAGAAAAACTGGAAGACCGAGACCATGATCGCCGCCCCCACGACGAGCGTGACCGGTAGCGAGCCGATGACGAGCAGGGGAACGA from Halococcus salifodinae DSM 8989 encodes:
- a CDS encoding alpha-ketoacid dehydrogenase subunit beta, with amino-acid sequence MSSAAATEAGSPTERLTLVEGVREGLHTEMERDDRVMVLGEDVGKNGGVFRATEGLMEEFGGGRVVDTPLAESGIVGSAIGLALSGLRPVAEMQFMGFMYPAFDQLVSHAARLRSRSHGQYTCPMVVRAPYGGGIRAPEHHSESKEAFFVHEPGLKVVIPSTPADAKGLLTAAIRDPDPVVFLEPKLIYRAFREDVPQNSYEVSLGEASVRREGSDISVYTWGAMTRPTLIAADNLADEHGVDCEVVDLRTLSPLDVGTVVASFEKTGRAAVVHEAPKTAGVGAEIATTIQEEALMYQKAPIKRIAGLDAPMPLHALEDYYLPQAVRIQDGILETVEF
- the pdhA gene encoding pyruvate dehydrogenase (acetyl-transferring) E1 component subunit alpha; translation: MSTQDDADYQHSIGAAQSGDEPIRVLDDDGHLLSSAEPPALSEAELLEMYADIKLARHFDQRAVSFQRQGRIATYAPMTGQEGSQVATSHALDDEDWLFPTYRDHAAKYVHGADLATLLKTLRGYREGYSVPEDVNLMPEYIPIATQVPQAMGMAWGQLLQGNDDTAVLCHLGDGATSEGDFHEGLNFAGVFDVPAVFVCNNNQWAISMPRERQTASGTIAEKAHAYGVEGVRVDGMDPLAVYAVTRAAIKKAKAPTDDERRPTLIESVQYRYGAHTTSDDPSVYRDETESETWRDRDPLDRLETYLYQTDVLDAEREAVIEARVEDEVSAAIETAERAETSPERMVEHVYEETPDRLQEQLDELNALREKYGDDAFAEVLG
- a CDS encoding MBL fold metallo-hydrolase, whose product is MEITVLGTGSPVPTLERAGTSIAIEIDDETLLVDCGPGTTHRCIEHGVHPAAIETLFFTHQHMDHNADFFHFVIASWSLGRESLTVYGPPGTDRLLAALTDVYREDIAYRKRFYDNTGIEDIEWIETDDDLVVEGEDWRASALRVDHSIETYAYRFDTDAGSFVFSADTTPISSLSEFAAGADVLLQDACVARETTPPRDQQGLVWERLTEPMSDAQADRLSRTHCSPAEAGEIAAEAGVETLVLTHLLPYRDTDAMVEEAASAFGGEIVVAEDGMTLSV